The following coding sequences lie in one Oikeobacillus pervagus genomic window:
- a CDS encoding spore germination protein, whose product MVIVIAITAIASFSLPFYSLAMTYRILLFGFIIVASLLGLYGIVLGFIMLSIHLINLTSLGVPYGSPFAPLNVYDIGNFFFRGPIKTKYRRPGYLQTIDDYHTGER is encoded by the coding sequence ATGGTGATTGTCATCGCGATCACGGCCATCGCTTCATTTTCCTTACCGTTCTACAGTCTTGCGATGACCTACCGAATTTTATTATTCGGTTTTATCATTGTTGCTAGTCTACTTGGTTTATACGGAATCGTTCTTGGATTTATCATGCTTTCCATTCACTTAATTAATTTAACAAGTTTAGGAGTTCCATACGGAAGCCCTTTCGCTCCTTTAAATGTATATGATATTGGAAACTTCTTCTTCCGTGGACCAATAAAAACAAAGTATAGACGGCCTGGATATTTACAAACGATCGATGATTATCACACCGGAGAAAGGTAG
- the yfmH gene encoding EF-P 5-aminopentanol modification-associated protein YfmH gives MEKIVFDQLQEELYYEKMTNGLDVYILPKKGFNKTYATFTTKYGSVDNQFIPLNKNEFVRVPDGIAHFLEHKLFEKEDGDVFQQFSQQGASANAFTSFTRTAYLFSSTSNVMKNLETLINFVQEPYFTEKTVEKEKGIIGQEIRMYEDNADWRAYFGLIQNMYHHHPVHIDIAGTVESIDQITKDHLYECYHTFYHPSNMLLFVVGSVDPTEMMQFIRKNQEEKDFKEQPEIKRRFEEEPVNVKEKKQILKMNVQTSKCQVGIKAMQTDLKGKELLKQELTINVMLDMLFGRSNDHYLQLYNEGIIDDTFYYDYTGEQGFGFAIVGGDTEHPDELADRIQKILLEAKSGQHLTSESLERTKKKKIGGFLRAINSPEYIANQFTRYAFNEMDLFDVVPTLEEITFEAVQKMAHDFIDEDRMTVGQIIPNR, from the coding sequence ATGGAAAAAATTGTATTTGACCAGCTACAAGAAGAGCTTTACTACGAAAAAATGACGAATGGGTTAGATGTATATATATTACCGAAAAAAGGATTTAATAAGACATACGCAACATTTACGACGAAATACGGCTCGGTTGACAATCAATTCATTCCTTTAAATAAAAATGAATTCGTTCGTGTTCCTGATGGAATTGCTCATTTTTTAGAACATAAATTATTTGAAAAAGAAGACGGAGATGTTTTTCAACAGTTCAGCCAACAAGGTGCATCTGCCAATGCCTTTACTTCATTCACAAGAACAGCTTATTTATTCTCAAGTACATCAAATGTGATGAAAAATTTAGAAACATTGATCAATTTTGTTCAAGAGCCCTATTTTACAGAAAAAACGGTTGAAAAGGAAAAAGGTATTATCGGGCAAGAAATTCGGATGTATGAGGACAATGCGGACTGGCGCGCCTATTTCGGTCTAATCCAAAACATGTATCACCATCATCCTGTTCATATAGATATTGCGGGAACAGTTGAATCCATTGATCAAATTACGAAAGATCATTTGTATGAATGTTATCACACATTTTATCATCCAAGTAATATGTTATTATTCGTTGTGGGGTCAGTTGATCCTACCGAAATGATGCAATTTATTCGGAAAAATCAGGAAGAAAAAGACTTTAAAGAACAGCCAGAAATAAAGCGCCGCTTTGAAGAAGAGCCAGTTAATGTAAAAGAGAAGAAACAAATTTTAAAAATGAATGTGCAAACATCGAAGTGCCAGGTTGGAATAAAGGCAATGCAAACCGATTTAAAGGGAAAAGAATTGTTAAAGCAGGAATTAACGATCAATGTCATGCTAGACATGTTGTTTGGAAGAAGCAATGATCACTATTTGCAACTTTACAATGAAGGGATCATTGATGATACATTTTATTATGATTATACTGGGGAGCAAGGATTCGGTTTCGCAATCGTTGGCGGGGATACAGAACATCCTGATGAGCTTGCAGATCGTATTCAAAAAATATTACTGGAAGCTAAATCAGGTCAACATTTAACAAGTGAATCATTAGAGAGAACGAAGAAAAAGAAAATTGGTGGATTTCTAAGAGCCATTAATTCACCAGAGTATATAGCCAATCAATTTACAAGATATGCCTTTAATGAAATGGATTTATTTGATGTTGTCCCAACTTTAGAGGAAATTACCTTTGAAGCGGTTCAAAAAATGGCTCATGATTTTATCGATGAAGATCGAATGACGGTTGGACAAATTATTCCGAATCGTTGA
- the ymfI gene encoding elongation factor P 5-aminopentanone reductase yields the protein MKKFALITGASGGIGKEIALSLAKDGWNIYLHYHQNRNEIEVLMRSLQPFSLEIIPIQADLSSDEGVQKLVSNIFSIDAIVFSSGQAVYGLFQDLSEMELDQLWEVHVKNPIKIVQKLLPKFYRLGHGNIVFISSIWGQTGAACEVMYSTVKGAQLSFVKSLAKETARSGIRINAVAPGAVETHMMSRFSQDELELLTEEIPIGRLAKPYEIANVVSFLLSEKSSYITGQILSVNGGWYT from the coding sequence ATGAAGAAGTTTGCTTTAATTACAGGTGCTAGTGGGGGGATTGGAAAAGAGATCGCATTATCACTAGCAAAGGATGGCTGGAATATTTATTTACATTATCATCAAAATCGAAATGAAATCGAAGTTTTAATGAGATCTTTACAGCCATTTTCATTGGAAATCATTCCGATTCAGGCTGATTTATCGAGCGATGAAGGAGTACAAAAGCTTGTATCCAATATTTTTTCGATTGATGCGATCGTTTTTTCAAGTGGGCAAGCGGTATATGGACTTTTTCAAGATCTTTCCGAAATGGAATTAGATCAACTTTGGGAAGTACATGTAAAAAACCCCATTAAGATTGTTCAAAAGCTTTTACCGAAGTTTTACCGGCTAGGTCATGGGAATATCGTATTTATTAGCTCGATCTGGGGACAAACAGGTGCCGCTTGTGAGGTGATGTACTCGACAGTGAAAGGAGCCCAACTTTCATTTGTAAAATCATTAGCGAAAGAAACAGCACGCAGCGGTATTCGCATCAATGCAGTGGCACCAGGAGCAGTTGAAACGCATATGATGAGTCGATTTTCTCAGGATGAATTAGAACTTTTGACGGAGGAAATTCCCATTGGCAGACTAGCAAAACCATATGAAATTGCCAATGTAGTTTCGTTTTTACTATCTGAGAAATCCAGTTATATTACGGGTCAAATATTGAGTGTGAATGGCGGTTGGTATACATAA
- the pgsA gene encoding CDP-diacylglycerol--glycerol-3-phosphate 3-phosphatidyltransferase, which yields MNLPNKITISRIFLIPIFLIIMLVQFEWGDITLLGTTMPVQHFVGALIFIIASTTDWIDGHYARKYNLVTNLGKFLDPLADKLLVSAAFIVLVDLEYAASWIVIIIISREFAVTGLRLILAGEGEVVAANMLGKIKTWTQIIAISALLLHNIMFESFSFPFADIALWVATFFTIWSGCDYFYLNRHVFKHSK from the coding sequence GTGAATTTACCTAATAAGATTACGATTTCTCGGATTTTTTTAATTCCTATTTTTTTAATTATTATGCTTGTTCAATTTGAATGGGGCGATATAACGTTACTTGGTACAACGATGCCTGTGCAACATTTTGTTGGGGCGCTTATCTTTATTATTGCCTCCACAACAGACTGGATCGATGGTCATTATGCGCGAAAATATAATTTAGTCACAAATTTAGGAAAGTTCTTAGACCCTTTAGCAGATAAACTTCTTGTTTCTGCGGCTTTCATTGTTTTAGTCGATCTAGAATACGCAGCTTCTTGGATTGTGATTATTATTATTAGCCGTGAATTTGCAGTAACAGGTTTACGCCTTATTTTGGCGGGAGAAGGAGAAGTTGTGGCGGCGAATATGTTAGGAAAAATCAAAACTTGGACGCAAATTATCGCAATTTCAGCCTTATTACTACATAATATTATGTTTGAAAGCTTTTCCTTCCCATTTGCGGATATTGCATTATGGGTGGCCACCTTTTTCACCATCTGGTCTGGATGTGATTATTTTTATTTGAATCGTCATGTGTTTAAACATTCAAAATAG
- a CDS encoding DUF3243 domain-containing protein codes for MSVLHNWDQWKSFLGDRLNQAQGQGMDKQVINDLAYQVGDYLAKQVDPKNEQERVLSDLWSVASPEEQQAIASTMVKLVQNNGSR; via the coding sequence ATGTCTGTACTTCATAATTGGGACCAATGGAAAAGCTTTTTAGGGGACCGCTTAAATCAAGCGCAAGGCCAAGGAATGGACAAACAAGTCATTAATGATCTTGCTTACCAAGTTGGGGATTACTTAGCAAAACAAGTAGATCCAAAAAATGAGCAAGAAAGGGTTTTATCTGATCTTTGGTCTGTTGCTTCTCCAGAAGAGCAACAAGCGATTGCCAGCACAATGGTGAAATTAGTTCAAAATAACGGTTCTCGCTAA
- a CDS encoding Ger(x)C family spore germination protein — protein MENRGFVTGVAIDSAKNAQPKSTDKMLSTTFQMIVPNAFSPEGGQSVAFKNFTIDKGSIFEQIRETSTRSSRSLFFQHLKIMLVSEELLKTPHQLTKLIDLLLRDDESRRNIKVIITKGRSKKYLAMKPPIEKVPSLYIEELSKNSK, from the coding sequence ATTGAAAATCGTGGATTTGTAACTGGGGTTGCCATCGATTCGGCTAAAAACGCTCAACCTAAATCTACAGACAAAATGTTGTCCACTACTTTTCAAATGATTGTACCTAATGCCTTTTCGCCAGAAGGGGGGCAATCAGTCGCTTTCAAGAATTTCACGATCGACAAAGGGAGCATCTTTGAACAAATTCGTGAAACGTCGACAAGGAGTAGCCGATCATTATTTTTTCAACATTTAAAAATCATGCTAGTTTCTGAAGAGCTTCTAAAGACACCACATCAATTGACTAAGCTTATTGATTTGTTATTACGAGACGATGAGTCACGAAGAAATATTAAAGTGATTATTACGAAGGGAAGATCAAAAAAATATTTGGCTATGAAACCCCCAATCGAAAAAGTACCCTCATTATACATTGAAGAACTATCAAAAAATTCAAAGTGA
- a CDS encoding Ger(x)C family spore germination C-terminal domain-containing protein has translation MYEALTIGNLQEDILRGNDLAFPYLKTTKTNEYHLEGTALVHLDSEKIVGVLNGVETKVLSVLNKKFKNGLFNVKYHDDDIVLEIKRLERKLNVKWEDDEQPSFKINLSYEGIVGEVYSDQFRSRKDIKKLERVFNMELKKQADRLMADLQRQYKVDMIGLQTHLHKYHYKKWEKLKNDWTTGEQLFSKSQVDLEVEGVLRYGGAILNKKMKGVIDMDILLKFLGFIPPYLIIGATVLSFMVPMICIKVNEKFRQLFNPT, from the coding sequence ATGTATGAGGCCCTTACTATTGGGAATTTGCAAGAGGATATATTAAGAGGAAATGATCTTGCTTTTCCCTATTTAAAAACGACGAAAACGAATGAGTACCATTTAGAGGGAACTGCTCTCGTCCACCTAGATTCTGAAAAAATTGTAGGCGTTTTAAATGGCGTTGAAACGAAAGTGCTAAGCGTATTAAACAAAAAATTCAAAAACGGCTTATTCAATGTAAAGTATCATGACGATGATATCGTACTTGAAATCAAAAGGCTAGAACGAAAGCTCAATGTAAAGTGGGAAGATGATGAGCAACCTTCTTTTAAAATCAATCTATCATATGAAGGGATTGTTGGAGAAGTCTACAGTGATCAATTTCGTTCAAGAAAAGATATCAAAAAACTTGAGAGAGTTTTTAATATGGAATTAAAAAAACAAGCAGATCGTCTTATGGCTGATTTACAACGTCAATATAAAGTGGATATGATCGGACTACAAACCCATCTACATAAATATCATTATAAAAAATGGGAAAAACTAAAAAACGATTGGACAACTGGAGAACAATTATTTTCAAAAAGTCAAGTAGATCTTGAGGTTGAGGGTGTTTTAAGATATGGTGGTGCCATTTTAAACAAAAAAATGAAAGGAGTCATTGATATGGACATTCTTCTAAAGTTCCTTGGATTCATCCCTCCCTATTTAATTATTGGGGCAACTGTACTCTCTTTCATGGTACCAATGATTTGTATAAAAGTAAACGAAAAATTTCGACAATTGTTTAACCCTACTTAA
- a CDS encoding helix-turn-helix domain-containing protein, whose product MFNLTELGNRLKEARKAKGLSLEQIQEMTKIQKRYLIGIEEGNYDIMPGQFYVRAFIKQYAEAVGLDPEELFDEYKDDIPTAKEDEVPQRITNVKTTSTKAVPTKSTKFFDYLPQILVAAFIIGAIFLVWVLKGGNPSDDGKQEETVQVEESNQSQNIKEESKEDSKADNKQEVKGKETKKEAKDEKKKVKKKSNKDQAIQVVSTNGRKTIYKLENTDEFKLTVTSKGETWVEISDGTGKKYFSNMLRNGESQEHDLTGQTAAKIVVGFAPDTEIKVNGQTLKYEQSATDLVRQDIEIQFEKKEE is encoded by the coding sequence GTGTTTAACTTGACGGAATTGGGAAATCGTTTAAAAGAAGCTAGGAAAGCAAAAGGATTATCTCTTGAGCAAATTCAAGAAATGACAAAGATCCAAAAAAGATATTTGATCGGTATTGAAGAAGGTAATTACGATATTATGCCTGGGCAGTTTTATGTACGTGCTTTCATAAAACAATATGCGGAGGCGGTTGGACTAGACCCAGAAGAGTTGTTTGATGAGTACAAGGATGACATTCCAACTGCAAAGGAAGATGAAGTACCACAGCGCATCACAAATGTGAAAACAACATCAACGAAAGCAGTTCCGACAAAGTCTACAAAGTTTTTTGATTATTTGCCCCAAATATTAGTCGCCGCTTTTATCATTGGAGCCATTTTCCTTGTATGGGTACTTAAAGGTGGCAACCCTAGTGATGACGGAAAACAAGAAGAAACTGTACAAGTAGAAGAATCAAATCAATCGCAAAATATTAAAGAAGAATCTAAGGAAGATTCAAAAGCTGATAATAAGCAAGAAGTAAAAGGGAAAGAAACGAAGAAAGAAGCAAAAGATGAAAAGAAAAAAGTGAAGAAAAAATCGAATAAAGACCAAGCCATTCAAGTGGTTAGTACAAATGGCCGAAAAACCATTTACAAATTAGAAAATACAGATGAATTCAAACTCACTGTAACATCTAAAGGCGAGACATGGGTTGAAATCTCAGATGGGACGGGGAAAAAATACTTTTCGAATATGCTGCGCAATGGTGAATCGCAAGAACATGATTTAACAGGTCAAACTGCTGCTAAGATTGTTGTCGGTTTTGCGCCAGACACAGAGATTAAAGTGAACGGGCAAACGCTTAAATATGAGCAGTCAGCAACAGATCTTGTACGCCAGGATATTGAAATTCAATTTGAAAAGAAAGAAGAATAA
- a CDS encoding competence/damage-inducible protein A, with the protein MNAEIIAVGTELLLGQIVNSNAQFLSNHLAEIGVDVFRHTAVGDNADRLLQVIKEAEKRADLLIFTGGLGPTKDDLTKETIANHVKKQLIYDEEALESIQIFFEKTKLKMTENNKKQALVMEDSTVLPNRNGMAPGMFLKTETNSYMLLPGPPKEMQPMFLSFGKPLLMQLIGQVEKIESKVLRFFGIGESQLETDLEDLILLQNNPTIAPLAGDGEVTIRITAKNSPNAKAEDLIQRVEEKIMERVGSYFYGYDQSSIMEEMVKLLKEQKKTIACAESLTGGLFQSELTSFSGTSEIFKGGIVCYSNKVKEQILGVANETLHTFGAVSEQCAKELAENVMTQFGTDYGISFTGVAGPDSLEGKKPGTVWIGLAEKGSETKAFLLQLVGSRNGIRKRTVKYGCHYVLQLL; encoded by the coding sequence ATGAATGCAGAAATAATAGCTGTTGGAACAGAACTTTTGCTTGGCCAAATTGTGAATTCAAATGCGCAATTTCTTTCGAATCATCTTGCGGAAATAGGAGTTGATGTTTTTCGGCATACAGCTGTAGGGGATAATGCAGATCGGCTCTTGCAGGTCATCAAAGAGGCAGAAAAACGAGCAGACTTGCTTATTTTTACCGGTGGTCTTGGACCAACCAAGGATGATTTAACAAAGGAAACGATCGCCAACCATGTAAAGAAACAGCTGATATATGATGAAGAAGCTTTAGAGAGTATTCAAATTTTTTTTGAAAAAACGAAGTTAAAAATGACGGAGAATAATAAGAAACAAGCACTTGTCATGGAAGATTCTACGGTTTTACCCAATCGAAATGGCATGGCCCCAGGAATGTTCTTGAAAACAGAAACAAATTCCTACATGTTACTACCAGGGCCACCAAAGGAAATGCAACCCATGTTTCTTTCATTTGGAAAACCACTATTAATGCAATTAATTGGTCAAGTTGAAAAAATTGAATCCAAAGTATTGCGTTTTTTCGGAATCGGGGAGTCGCAGCTTGAAACTGATTTAGAAGATCTAATTCTTTTGCAGAACAACCCTACTATTGCCCCACTTGCTGGAGACGGAGAAGTGACGATCCGCATTACAGCAAAAAATTCACCAAATGCAAAGGCAGAAGATTTGATTCAGCGAGTAGAAGAAAAAATAATGGAGCGAGTAGGTAGTTATTTTTATGGATATGATCAGTCTAGCATTATGGAGGAAATGGTCAAACTTTTAAAAGAACAAAAGAAGACGATTGCTTGTGCTGAAAGCTTAACGGGTGGATTATTTCAAAGTGAATTAACCTCTTTTTCAGGTACGAGTGAAATTTTCAAAGGTGGCATCGTTTGCTATTCCAATAAAGTAAAAGAACAAATTCTAGGAGTGGCCAATGAAACACTTCATACATTCGGTGCAGTAAGTGAGCAATGTGCGAAAGAACTAGCCGAAAACGTAATGACCCAATTTGGAACCGATTATGGGATTAGTTTCACAGGTGTTGCAGGGCCCGATTCGTTAGAAGGGAAGAAACCAGGGACGGTCTGGATTGGGCTAGCTGAAAAGGGATCAGAAACAAAAGCTTTTCTATTGCAACTTGTTGGTAGTAGAAATGGGATTCGGAAACGCACGGTTAAATACGGATGTCATTATGTCCTTCAATTATTATAA
- a CDS encoding O-acetylhomoserine aminocarboxypropyltransferase/cysteine synthase family protein — protein sequence MTKENWDLETILLHGGQIPDPTTGSRAVPIYETTSYVFEDTDHAKALFGLEKPGNIYSRIMNPTVDVFEKRVALLEGGAAAVALSSGMAAIAFSILNLAHAGDEIVADSSLYGGTYNLFATTLPRYGINVKFVDGTDPENYRKAITPKTKALYGEIIGNPSLNVLDVEKIANIAHENGIPLIVDNTFASPYVANPIEWGADIIVHSATKWISGHGTVIGGVVVDSGKFNWNSERFPGFTEPDHSYHGIKYAEIEGPAFAIKLRVQLLRDFGPSMSAHSAFLLLQGLETLHLRIQKHAENTKVLVDYLQNHSAVEWVSHPSLENHPSHELGKKYLRDSFGSIVVFGIKGGREAGKKLIDNIQLWSHVANVGDGKSLIIHPASTTHQQLSSEELKASGVTEELIRLSIGLESPKDLIADLNQAIEKATGIAFDKVEA from the coding sequence ATGACAAAAGAAAATTGGGATTTAGAAACGATTTTATTACATGGAGGGCAAATCCCTGATCCGACAACGGGATCTCGTGCTGTTCCAATTTATGAAACAACATCTTACGTATTCGAAGATACAGACCATGCTAAAGCATTATTTGGTCTAGAAAAACCGGGGAATATTTATTCAAGAATAATGAACCCTACGGTTGATGTATTTGAAAAAAGAGTTGCTTTATTAGAAGGTGGCGCTGCGGCGGTTGCTTTATCTTCAGGAATGGCAGCTATTGCTTTTTCTATTTTAAATCTTGCTCATGCAGGCGATGAAATTGTGGCAGATTCTAGCCTATATGGTGGTACATATAATTTATTTGCCACAACTTTACCACGCTATGGGATCAATGTGAAATTTGTGGATGGAACAGATCCAGAAAACTATCGAAAAGCGATTACACCAAAAACGAAAGCTCTTTACGGGGAAATTATTGGAAATCCAAGTTTGAATGTTCTTGATGTAGAGAAAATTGCCAATATTGCGCATGAAAATGGGATTCCACTCATTGTGGACAATACTTTTGCTTCTCCTTATGTGGCGAACCCAATTGAATGGGGAGCAGATATTATTGTACATTCCGCAACAAAATGGATAAGTGGTCATGGTACCGTCATTGGTGGAGTCGTCGTAGATAGTGGAAAATTTAATTGGAATAGTGAAAGGTTCCCAGGATTTACTGAGCCGGATCATTCTTATCATGGCATAAAGTATGCTGAAATTGAAGGTCCTGCTTTTGCGATTAAATTACGTGTTCAACTATTGCGTGACTTTGGTCCGTCCATGAGCGCACACAGTGCCTTTTTATTACTTCAAGGATTAGAAACATTACATCTACGCATTCAAAAACATGCTGAAAATACAAAAGTCCTCGTTGATTACTTACAAAATCATTCGGCTGTTGAATGGGTGTCACATCCTAGTTTGGAAAATCACCCTTCACATGAATTAGGGAAAAAATATTTAAGAGATAGTTTCGGCTCGATAGTTGTATTTGGAATTAAAGGTGGCCGTGAAGCGGGTAAAAAATTGATCGACAATATTCAATTATGGTCACATGTTGCTAATGTAGGGGACGGAAAATCATTAATTATTCATCCAGCATCCACTACACACCAACAATTAAGTAGTGAAGAGTTGAAAGCTTCAGGAGTAACGGAAGAATTAATTCGTTTATCCATTGGACTTGAATCACCAAAAGACTTAATTGCCGATTTAAATCAGGCGATTGAAAAAGCAACAGGGATCGCTTTTGATAAAGTAGAAGCATAA
- the yfmF gene encoding EF-P 5-aminopentanol modification-associated protein YfmF, which produces MAVVEEIVKKKKGYQLHVVPTEKYKTNTLVWKMKAPLDEETVTFRAILPYLLQSSSKQFPTTTKLRSYLDDLYGANFFVDVGKKGENHIISFSVEVANEKFLKNSEPLLEKGITFLNEILFNPNVEQGKFHEETVTSEKRNLKQRLQSVFDDKMRYAGVRLVEEMCETEPFSLQPNGIKEKVDDLTAKSIYQYYEKALKEDELDFYIIGDVDPTEVENICDRLFSLQDRKPKEITMKHEVKSTVKEIKEKQEVNQGKLNIGFRTGTTYRDQDYFALQVFNGIFGGFSHSKLFLNVREKMSLAYYAASRLESHKGLLLVMSGIDSKNYEQALTIIKEQMEAMKKGDFTDKEIEQTKAVICNQLLETIDTSRGLVEVLYHNVIAKQTISIDDWLDRVKQTTKQEILDIAQKVQLDTIYFLTGMEGA; this is translated from the coding sequence ATGGCTGTAGTGGAGGAAATCGTAAAAAAGAAAAAAGGCTATCAACTTCATGTCGTACCGACTGAAAAATATAAAACGAACACACTTGTTTGGAAAATGAAGGCACCTCTTGATGAAGAAACAGTTACTTTTCGAGCAATCCTTCCTTATCTTTTACAGAGTAGCTCTAAACAATTTCCGACAACGACCAAATTACGTTCTTATTTAGATGATTTATATGGAGCAAATTTCTTCGTGGATGTAGGAAAAAAAGGCGAGAATCATATTATTAGCTTTTCTGTTGAAGTGGCGAATGAAAAATTCCTAAAGAACAGCGAACCACTTCTTGAAAAGGGAATCACCTTTCTAAACGAAATTTTATTCAATCCAAATGTAGAACAAGGAAAATTTCACGAGGAAACGGTCACAAGTGAAAAACGAAATTTAAAACAACGTCTTCAATCGGTTTTTGATGATAAAATGCGTTACGCAGGGGTGCGATTAGTGGAGGAAATGTGTGAAACAGAGCCATTTTCCTTACAGCCGAATGGAATAAAAGAAAAAGTGGATGATCTTACAGCGAAAAGTATCTATCAATACTATGAAAAGGCTTTAAAAGAAGACGAACTAGACTTCTATATCATTGGAGATGTGGATCCTACTGAAGTAGAAAATATTTGTGATCGTCTCTTTTCACTACAGGACCGAAAACCAAAAGAAATCACCATGAAACATGAGGTAAAATCAACCGTAAAAGAAATAAAAGAAAAGCAAGAGGTCAATCAAGGGAAATTAAATATTGGCTTTCGAACAGGGACCACTTATCGGGATCAAGATTATTTTGCCTTGCAAGTATTTAATGGCATTTTCGGAGGCTTCTCACATTCGAAATTATTCCTTAATGTTCGTGAAAAGATGAGTTTAGCTTATTATGCAGCAAGTCGCCTTGAAAGCCATAAAGGCCTCCTTCTAGTCATGTCTGGGATTGATTCCAAAAATTATGAGCAAGCCTTGACAATTATCAAAGAACAAATGGAAGCCATGAAAAAAGGAGATTTCACTGATAAGGAAATCGAACAAACAAAAGCCGTAATATGTAATCAATTACTAGAAACGATTGATACATCACGTGGACTAGTCGAGGTGCTATATCATAATGTTATAGCTAAACAAACGATTTCCATTGATGATTGGCTTGACCGAGTAAAACAAACAACCAAGCAAGAAATTTTGGATATCGCCCAAAAGGTACAACTGGACACCATTTATTTCTTAACAGGAATGGAGGGAGCATAA
- a CDS encoding DUF3388 domain-containing protein, with translation MEKKEWYFEYEIKTNRPGILGDISSLLGMLSINIITINGVDEGRRGMLLLAQNEYQIVRLESILRTMDTIKIIKLREPKLRDRLAVRHGRYIQRDADDKKTFHFTRDEIGLLVDFMSEMFKKEGHKLIGIRGMPRVGKTESIVAASVSANKRWLFVSSTLLKQTVRDQLIREEYRSDNIFIIDGVVSTNRASERHWQLVREIMRLPAAKVIEHPDIFVQNSEYSIDDFDYIIELRHHPEEEITYELVQNQFFPESDLDGFDF, from the coding sequence ATGGAAAAGAAAGAATGGTATTTCGAATATGAAATTAAAACAAACCGTCCCGGAATACTAGGTGATATTTCATCGTTATTAGGGATGCTTTCTATTAATATCATTACAATTAATGGGGTCGATGAAGGTCGACGTGGAATGCTTTTATTAGCGCAAAATGAATATCAAATTGTTCGACTCGAATCAATTTTACGAACAATGGACACAATTAAAATAATCAAACTAAGGGAACCAAAACTACGAGATAGGCTTGCTGTGCGCCATGGAAGATACATACAAAGAGATGCTGATGACAAGAAGACTTTTCATTTTACAAGAGATGAAATCGGATTGTTAGTAGATTTTATGTCCGAAATGTTTAAAAAAGAAGGGCATAAATTAATAGGAATTAGAGGGATGCCTAGGGTTGGAAAGACAGAATCTATTGTTGCGGCAAGTGTTTCAGCGAATAAAAGGTGGCTATTCGTTTCCTCCACCTTGTTAAAACAAACCGTTCGGGATCAGTTAATTCGAGAGGAGTATCGATCTGACAATATTTTTATCATTGATGGTGTTGTTTCTACCAATAGGGCGAGCGAACGTCATTGGCAACTTGTGCGTGAAATTATGAGATTACCGGCAGCAAAAGTAATCGAACATCCAGATATTTTTGTTCAAAACAGTGAATATTCGATAGACGATTTTGATTATATTATTGAACTACGCCATCATCCAGAGGAAGAAATTACATATGAACTCGTGCAAAATCAGTTCTTTCCAGAATCTGACCTCGATGGATTCGACTTTTAG